One window from the genome of Dioscorea cayenensis subsp. rotundata cultivar TDr96_F1 chromosome 3, TDr96_F1_v2_PseudoChromosome.rev07_lg8_w22 25.fasta, whole genome shotgun sequence encodes:
- the LOC120256492 gene encoding LOW QUALITY PROTEIN: UDP-glycosyltransferase 89B2-like (The sequence of the model RefSeq protein was modified relative to this genomic sequence to represent the inferred CDS: deleted 3 bases in 2 codons) → MATTTQEEQTQTKPHILIIPYPAQGHMLPLLDFTHQLSLQNLTITILTTPKNLPLLSHLLSLSPSIQTLILPFPSHPSIPPNIENTKNLPSSLFIPMTHVLSLLYSPLLHWFKSTHNPPNFIISDFFLGWTQHLAEQLSIPRIVFSPSGAFTLSTLYSLWTSMPKNPNPDNPRFPHSFPNIPDSPTFPWNHLSTLFRSFKEGDPVSHSIRDGFLGNIESWGLVFNSFDSLESRYLQHLKDELGHVRVWAVGPLTAAGSTRADKADDRLIRWLDTCQSRRSVVYVCFGSQAELTWQQLEAVGMGLERSGARFVWCVRDTSAVPDEEFEMRVRGRGVVIRGWAPQVELLSHRAVGSFLTHCGWNSVLEAVASGVVMLTWPFGADQFVGARLMSEAGVAVRVCEGSDSVPDPDELGRILAESVGTSEVSRERRKRAVELREKALMAVKEGGSSFRDLQGFVKALWEVHEEKLKINKVVERDREMNGGS, encoded by the exons ATGGCTACTACCACCCAAGaagaacaaacacaaacaaaaccaCACATACTAATAATACCATACCCAGCTCAAGGTCACATGCTCCCTCTCCTAGACTTCACTCACCAACTCTCCCTCCAAAACCTAACCATCACCATCCTCACTACCCCAAAGAACCTCCCTCTCCTCTCCCACCTCTTGTCCCTCTCCCCTTCCATCCAAACTCTCATCCTCCCTTTCCCTTCCCACCCTTCCATCCCTCCCAACATTGAAAACACCAAAAACCTCCCATCTTCCTTGTTCATCCCTATGACCCATGTCCTCTCTCTTCTCTACTCCCCTCTTCTCCACTGGTTCAAATCCACTCATAACCCTCCCAACTTCATCATCTCCGACTTCTTTCTCGGCTGGACTCAACATCTCGCCGAACAACTATCCATTCCTCGCATCGTCTTCTCCCCATCTGGTGCTTTCACTCTCTCCACCCTCTACTCTCTCTGGACTTCCATGcctaaaaaccctaaccctgaTAACCCACGTTTCCCTCACTCGTTTCCCAATATTCCCGATTCCCCTACGTTTCCCTGGAACCACCTCTCTACCTTGTTCCGCAGCTTCAAAGAAGGTGACCCCGTTTCCCACTCGATTCGCGACGGGTTTCTCggtaacattgagagttggggACTCGTTTTCAACTCGTTCGACTCGCTCGAATCACGTTATCTTCAACACTTGAAGGATGAACTCGGTCACGTGCGTGTCTGGGCTGTGGGCCCACTCACCGCTGCTGGTAGTACACGTGCGGATAAGGCCGATGACCGACTTATCCGATGGCTTGACACGTGTCAGTCGAGGAGG TCGGTGGTGTACGTGTGTTTCGGCAGCCAGGCGGAGCTGACGTGGCAGCAGTTGGAAGCGGTGGGGATGGGGTTGGAGAGAAGTGGGGCCCGGTTTGTTTGGTGCGTGAGGGACACGTCAGCGGTCCCGGATGAGGAGTTCGAAATGAGGGTGCGTGGGAGAGGGGTTGTTATTAGAGGATGGGCCCCACAGGTGGAGTTGCTGAGTCATCGGGCGGTAGGATCGTTCTTGACTCACTGCGGGTGGAACTCGGTGTTGGAAGCGGTGGCGTCGGGGGTGGTGATGCTGACGTGGCCGTTCGGGGCGGATCAGTTCGTCGGAGCGAGGTTGATGAGTGAGGCTGGGGTGGCGGTGAGGGTTTGTGAGGGGAGTGACTCGGTGCCGGACCCGGACGAGTTGGGGAGGATT TTGGCTGAGTCGGTTGGGACGAGTGAGGTGAGTCGAGAGAGGAGGAAGAGGGCGGTGGAGCTTAGAGAGAAGGCTTTGATGGCGGTGAAAGAAGGAGGGAGTTCGTTTAGGGATTTGCAAGGGTTTGTTAAAGCTCTTTGGGAGGTTCATGAGGAGAAGTTGAAGATAAATAAGGTTGttgagagagatagagagatgAATGGGGGTAGTTAG
- the LOC120256482 gene encoding probable metal-nicotianamine transporter YSL7, with protein sequence MFSVIVMKLNLTSGIIPSLNISPGLLGFFFLKGWTKIVEKLGFSCRPFTRQENTVVQTCVVAAAGIAFSGGFGSYLFAMSDRIANQSTELNKEDNIKNPGLGWMIAFLFYVSFLGLFSLMPLRKIMIIDYKLRYPSGTVTAHLINSFHTPQGAVLAKKQVATLGKFFFMSFFWGVFQWFYSAGDDCGFKAFPTLGINAYKRKFYFDFSATYIGVGMICPHLINFSVLFGGIISWGILWPLIEKKKGYWFAYDLHESSVKGLQGYRISLAIGLMLGDGIYNFLKVLYKTIVAIITQIQSKGFNSRLPISDDDAPSFTCSNQKLSYDEQRRTEVFLKDGLPNMTAITFYFIISLISTAALSHIFPQLKWYYILLTYALAPIFAFCNAYGCGLTDWSVASTYGKLAIFIIGSLSGLNGGVIAGLAGCGAMFNIVSTASDIIQDFKTGYMTLASPRAMFISQVIGTAMGCLISPTIFWLFYKGLKDVGVPGSEFSAPYALAYRNMAVLGAEGFSSLPKHCLTLSCAFFFFAILINIIRDHVGVKIAMFIPIPMAMAIPFYLGSNFAIDMCIGGLILFIWQKVNKPNANMFASAVASGLVCGEGIWALPQAILSLVNLKPPICMKFLSRDMNEKVDEYIHTLS encoded by the exons ATGTTCAGTGTGATAGTCATGAAGCTCAATCTCACCTCTGGCATTATTCCATCATTGAACATCTCGCCGGGGTTGCTTGGCTTCTTCTTCCTTAAGGGATGGACTAAGATCGTTGAGAAGTTAGGGTTTTCTTGCCGACCTTTTACTCGTCAAGAGAATACCGTTGTTCAGACCTGTGTTGTTGCTGCCGCTGGCATTGCTTTCAGCG GAGGATTTGGGAGCTATCTGTTTGCTATGAGTGACAGAATTGCAAACCAATCAACAGAACTGAACAAAGAAGATAACATAAAAAATCCAGGATTAGGCTGGATgattgcttttcttttctatgTTAGTTTCCTTGGTCTCTTCTCACTTATGCCCCTAAGAAAG attatGATAATTGATTATAAGCTCAGATACCCAAGTGGCACAGTCACTGCTCATTTGATCAACAGTTTTCATACTCCTCAAGGAGCAGTACTAGCTAA GAAACAAGTGGCAACTTTGGGAAAGTTCTTTTTTATGAGCTTTTTCTGGGGTGTTTTCCAATGGTTTTATAGTGCAGGAGATGATTGTGGATTTAAAGCCTTCCCCACATTGGGCATTAATGCTTATAAACGAAA attttattttgatttctcaGCTACTTATATTGGAGTTGGGATGATTTGCCCCCACCTTATAAATTTCTCCGTCCTTTTTGGAGGCATTATTTCATGGGGAATTCTATGGCCTCTcatagagaagaaaaaaggatATTGGTTTGCTTATGATCTCCATGAATCTAGTGTGAAAGGCCTCCAAGGCTACCGG ATTTCTTTAGCTATTGGGTTGATGCTTGGAGATGGCATATACAACTTCTTAAAAGTACTATACAAGACTATTGTAGCCATAATCACACAAATACAAAGCAAAGGTTTCAATTCTAGACTACCAATCTCAGATGATGATGCTCCTAGTTTCACTTGCTCAAACCAAAAATTATCATATGATGAACAACGTCGAACAGAAGTGTTCCTTAAAGATGGCTTACCAAACATGACTGCTAtcactttttatttcattatatcaTTGATCTCCACAGCTGCACTTTCTCATATTTTCCCACAACTCAAGTGGTACTACATCTTGCTTACTTATGCACTGGCTCCAATTTTCGCATTTTGCAATGCTTATGGCTGTGGTCTCACCGATTGGTCTGTCGCTTCGACCTATGGCAAACTTGCAATCTTTATTATAGGATCATTATCAGGTTTAAATGGAGGTGTGATTGCTGGACTTGCAGGATGTGGTGCAATGTTTAACATTGTTTCAACTGCATCAGACATCATTCAAGATTTCAAAACTGGTTATATGACATTGGCATCACCTAGAGCCATGTTCATTAGTCAAGTGATTGGCACTGCCATGGGTTGTCTAATTAGTCCTACCATATTTTGGCTCTTCTACAAAGGACTTAAGGATGTTGGTGTCCCAGGGAGTGAATTCTCAGCACCTTATGCTCTTGCTTACAGAAACATGGCAGTGTTAGGTGCAGAAGGTTTTTCTTCATTACCAAAACATTGCTTAACACTTAGttgtgcattctttttctttgcaatTCTTATTAACATCATTAGAGATCATGTAGGGGTCAAAATTGCAATGTTTATTCCCATTCCAATGGCAATGGCAATTCCCTTCTATTTAGGATCAAACTTTGCTATTGACATGTGTATAGGTggtttgatattatttatatggCAAAAGGTAAATAAACCCAATGCCAATATGTTTGCATCTGCAGTTGCCTCAGGTTTGGTTTGTGGTGAAGGTATTTGGGCTTTACCCCAAGCAATTTTATCTTTAGTTAACTTAAAGCCTCCAATTTGCATGAAGTTTTTGTCAAGGGATATGAATGAGAAGGTGGATGAGTATATACACACTTTATCTTAG